The DNA sequence AACAACCTCATCGACACCTGGAACGGTATTGCACTGACCGTCCAGGGTTGGTTCAAATAGGGGAGGGTGGGTCTCAGTCTCATGGCACGAAAGCCCGGAGTAGGTGGCTGGCTCATCGCTGGCGGTGGCGTCGGAGTGGCGGTGGGCGTTGCCCTGGGCACCCTGGTGCTCGCCCCGAACATGTCCGACGGCGGGGGCGTGTCCTTGTCCTCGAATCGGGATGAGCTGGCGGCAGCGGAAGAGCAGGCAAACATCGCCGAGTCGCAGGCGGCTTCTGCGGATAGCGTCATCGAGGAGCTGGTGACCGGCACGGTGCGCGGAACCCTGGACGATCGCCCGGTGCTGGTGATGCGCACGGCTGACGCGGACGCGGGGGACGTGGAGGGCGTCGAGACGCTCTTGGAAGCCTCTGGTGCCATCGACGCCGGCACGATCACGCTGACGCAGAAGTTCTTCTCCCGGGAGGGAGCGGACCAGCTCAAGTCGATTGTGACTAATACGCTCCCGGCGGGAGCGGAACTCTCTGTGGATCGCCTTGATCCGGGCGTGCATGCGGGGGAGGCTCTCGGCTCCGCTTTGCTGCTCAATCCCGACAACGGTGAGGAGCAGGCAAGCTCCGAGGATCGGGCACTGCTGCTGAGCACCCTTCGCGATGCTGGCTACGTGGAGTTCGAATCCGGGACGATCCTCCCGGGCCAGGTTGTGGTCATCATTACCGGTGACTCGGACGGGGAGGGTGATGCGGCTTTTGCTGCGCAGAACCTCGCCGATTTCTCTGAGGCGCTCGACTCGCGTGGCAACGGTGTGGTGTTGGCGGGACGGATCCGCACGGCGGCGTCGGAAAGCGGTGTCATAGCGAAGGTGCGGGCCAATTGGACCGGCGTATCCACGGTCGATTCCGTCGACCGCTCCTGGGGCCAGCTGGCCACCGTGCTTGCCGTCCGCGACCAGCTGGCTGGCGAGGCCGGAGCGTATGGCAGCGCGGCGTCGGCGGACGCGGCCATTCCCGCACCTTAAAGGCGTAACTATCAGCTACTAGATATTGGTGTTATGCTGAGGGTCCGTAGGTGCAATCAACCGATGCACCTGCGGATTTTTATATTCTCAGGAGGATGCCATGGCAGCCGAGCCGACCAAATACATCGTCGTCACCGGGGGAGTCGTCTCCTCCTTAGGCAAGGGGCTCACGGCCGCCAGCCTGGGCCAGTTGCTCATCGCCCGCGGGCTGAGCGTCACCATGCAAAAGCTGGACCCGTACCTCAACGTTGACCCCGGCACAATGAACCCCTTCGAACACGGCGAGGTTTTTGTCACCGAGGACGGCGCGGAAACAGACCTTGACCTGGGGCACTACGAGCGTTTCCTCGACCGCAACCTCACCCAGAACGCCAACGTCACCACCGGTAAGGTGTACTCCTCGGTCATCGCCCGTGAGCGGCGCGGCGGCTACCTGGGCAAGACCGTCCAGGTCATCCCACACGTCACCGACGAGATCAAAGACCGCATCCTGGCGATGGGCGAGCCCGATGCCAACGGTGATCGACCCGACGTCGTTATCTGCGAAATCGGCGGCACCGTCGGCGATATCGAGTCCCAACCCTTCCTCGAGGCCGTGCGCCAGGTGCGCCAGGTCGTGGGACGCGCCAACATTTTCTTCATTCACGTCTCGCTCGTTCCTTACCTCGCGCCCTCCGGTGAGCTCAAGACGAAGCCGACGCAGCACTCCGTCGCGCAGCTGCGCGCCATCGGAATCCAGCCCGATGCCATCGTTTTGCGTGCCGACCGGGAAGTTCCAGCGGGACTCAAGGAGAAAATCGCGCTCATGTGCGACGTCGAACCCGAAGGCGTCGTCTCCTGCGCCGACGCCCCCTCGATCTACCGGATCCCCGAGGTCCTCTTCCGTGATCAGCTAGACACCTTCCTCATCCGCCGCCTCAACCTGCCCTTCCGGGACGTGGATTGGACGACCTGGCGCGATCTGCTGGAACGAGTGGAAAACCCGCAGCGCGCCATCACCGTCGGCATTGTGGGCAAATACATCGACCTGCCCGACGCCTACCTATCGGTCGTGGAAGCCATTCGCGCGGCGGGCTTCCACCACCACGTGGAAGCCAAGATTGCCTGGATCGGGTCCGACTCCTGCGCCGACGATGCCGCTTCGGCGCTCGAGGGTATCGACGCAGTCGTGGTTCCCGGAGGCTTTGGCACCCGCGGCGTCGACGGAAAAATTGCCGCCATTCGCCACTGCCGCGACCACGGCATCCCGCTACTGGGCATCTGCCTCGGACTGCAGTGCATCGTCATCGAAGCAGCCCAACGGGCCGGCATTGAGGGCGCGACGTCGACCGAATTCGATCCCGAGACCAACGCCCCGGTCATTTCCACCATGGAGGAACAGCGCGCAGCCGTCTCCGGCGAGGCCGACCTGGGCGGCACGATGCGCTTGGGTTCCTACCCGGCCGTCCTGGCGGAAGATTCCGTCGTGGCCGGGCTGTATGGTTCCACCGACGTGAGCGAACGCCACCGCCACCGCTATGAGGTCAACAACACGTACCGCACCGCCATCGAAGAGGGCAGCGGGCTGGTGTTCTCGGGGACCTCCCCGGACGGCACCCTCGTCGAATTCGTCGAGTACCCGACCTCCGTACACCCCTACTTTGTCGCTACCCAGGCCCACCCGGAGTACAAGTCCCGACCCACGAAGGCACATCCGCTGTTTGTGGGGCTCGTCGGCGCTGCCCTCACCTAGTACTGATCTTTGTTAGTGGGACTATGTTGGTGGGCATGGATTCCCGTTCTCACCACGTTCACGATTTCTCTGTCCACGGCTCGACCGTGCTCCTCGAGTCTCCGATTCTCGCCGTGCGGCAAGATCGGGTAGAGATGCCCGGCGGCACGGTCTCGAACCGGGAAATCGTCGAGCACTTCGGTGCGGTCGCAGTCGTTGCCGTCGATGAGCACGGCCGACTGCCGCTGGTCCAGCAGTACCGGCACTCGGTCGGGCGTCGGCTGTGGGAGCTGCCCGCGGGCCTGCTCGACATCGCTGGCGAAGACGAGGTCACCGGGGCTCAACGCGAGCTGCTGGAGGAAGCTGGTCTTCTCGCCGAGTCTTGGTCCGTCCTCGTGGATCTGGTGACTTCCCCCGGATTCTGCGATGAGTCGGTGCGCGTGTTCCTGGCGACCTCGCTCCGGGAGGGGGAGCAACCCGCTGCGCCGGATGATGAGGAGGCGGACATGGATCACCAGTGGGTGAGCATCGAGGAGGCCGTGGACATGATCATGTCCGGACAGATCGTCAACTCGATCGCCATCGCCGGGATCTTCGCCGCCGCCGAGGTGCTGTCGGGGCGCGCGGAAGCTCGCCCCGTGTCGGTTCCTTTCGATCTGCGGCCGCACAGCCTGGCGCAGCGCCGCATCGATTCGGGCATTGTTCCCGACCTGAAGAAGCTGCCGCGGTGACCTCTGCCCGCGACCTCGCCACCGCTTGGCTTAACCACCTCACCGTGGAGCGCGGTGTGTCCGCGAACACTCTCAGTAACTACCGCCGAGACATCAATCGCTACCTGGAGTGGCTCGATGCCGCGGGGATCGACGACGTGGCGGCAGTCCAGGCGATCGACATTGAGGCCTACGTCGCCGACCTGCGCCGCAGTGGACTTGCGGCCAGCTCCGCCGGACGGGCCCTCGTCGTCGTGCGGGGGCTGCACAAATTCGCCCTCCTCGAAGGCCTCATCGGCGTCGATGTCGCCGCCGATGTCTCTCCGCCGGCCACCGGCCGGCACCTGCCTGACACGTTGAGCATCGAGGAGGTGTCCATGCTTATCGACGCCGTCCCCAACGACGACACCGCCACTCCCGTCGACCTGCGCGATCGGGCCCTATTGGAGTTGCTCTACGGGACCGGAGCCCGCATTTCGGAGGTC is a window from the Corynebacterium testudinoris genome containing:
- a CDS encoding copper transporter, with product MARKPGVGGWLIAGGGVGVAVGVALGTLVLAPNMSDGGGVSLSSNRDELAAAEEQANIAESQAASADSVIEELVTGTVRGTLDDRPVLVMRTADADAGDVEGVETLLEASGAIDAGTITLTQKFFSREGADQLKSIVTNTLPAGAELSVDRLDPGVHAGEALGSALLLNPDNGEEQASSEDRALLLSTLRDAGYVEFESGTILPGQVVVIITGDSDGEGDAAFAAQNLADFSEALDSRGNGVVLAGRIRTAASESGVIAKVRANWTGVSTVDSVDRSWGQLATVLAVRDQLAGEAGAYGSAASADAAIPAP
- a CDS encoding NUDIX domain-containing protein, whose product is MDSRSHHVHDFSVHGSTVLLESPILAVRQDRVEMPGGTVSNREIVEHFGAVAVVAVDEHGRLPLVQQYRHSVGRRLWELPAGLLDIAGEDEVTGAQRELLEEAGLLAESWSVLVDLVTSPGFCDESVRVFLATSLREGEQPAAPDDEEADMDHQWVSIEEAVDMIMSGQIVNSIAIAGIFAAAEVLSGRAEARPVSVPFDLRPHSLAQRRIDSGIVPDLKKLPR
- a CDS encoding CTP synthase, whose product is MAAEPTKYIVVTGGVVSSLGKGLTAASLGQLLIARGLSVTMQKLDPYLNVDPGTMNPFEHGEVFVTEDGAETDLDLGHYERFLDRNLTQNANVTTGKVYSSVIARERRGGYLGKTVQVIPHVTDEIKDRILAMGEPDANGDRPDVVICEIGGTVGDIESQPFLEAVRQVRQVVGRANIFFIHVSLVPYLAPSGELKTKPTQHSVAQLRAIGIQPDAIVLRADREVPAGLKEKIALMCDVEPEGVVSCADAPSIYRIPEVLFRDQLDTFLIRRLNLPFRDVDWTTWRDLLERVENPQRAITVGIVGKYIDLPDAYLSVVEAIRAAGFHHHVEAKIAWIGSDSCADDAASALEGIDAVVVPGGFGTRGVDGKIAAIRHCRDHGIPLLGICLGLQCIVIEAAQRAGIEGATSTEFDPETNAPVISTMEEQRAAVSGEADLGGTMRLGSYPAVLAEDSVVAGLYGSTDVSERHRHRYEVNNTYRTAIEEGSGLVFSGTSPDGTLVEFVEYPTSVHPYFVATQAHPEYKSRPTKAHPLFVGLVGAALT
- the xerD gene encoding site-specific tyrosine recombinase XerD translates to MTSARDLATAWLNHLTVERGVSANTLSNYRRDINRYLEWLDAAGIDDVAAVQAIDIEAYVADLRRSGLAASSAGRALVVVRGLHKFALLEGLIGVDVAADVSPPATGRHLPDTLSIEEVSMLIDAVPNDDTATPVDLRDRALLELLYGTGARISEVLGLVVDDLVDCDGIVRITGKGNKQRIVPVGSQALAAVNDYLVRARPAFATGASHALLLNKRGGALSRQSAWAVLKSAGARAGLAKDISPHTLRHSYATHLLEGGADVRSVQELLGHSSVTTTQIYTHVTAENLRQVWREAHPRA